The sequence below is a genomic window from Candidatus Neomarinimicrobiota bacterium.
CCGATGTTATGTATTGGGATCAATGGCCTGCAAGGCATCCAGCCCTTTTGTTTGCCGGGACCGCTTTAAATCGATCAGATTATATCCACCTTTGGGAACAATTTCCACCTCTACCAAAAACTCAGGAAGGATTGCGAAATTTCCCAATTCGTCAACCAATCCTTTGGTATGATTAAATCCACTATGCATCTAAAAAAATCCATAAATAATCCCGGATTATTTGTTCTTCCGTTGGCGCTATTAATTTTGGCTTGCCAACCTGAAAACAGTGTGATTCAAGTCAGCAATTCTTTAGATCTAGATCGTAAGAATGAGATGATTTCTATCAGTCGGTCACAGTTGGCAGGAACCATCAATACTGATGCCAAGCTTAAAATCCTCGATCTTGAAACGAAACAGGAAATTTCCACTCAGAGCCTTGATCTGGATCAGGATGGGGAATGGGAGGAACTTCTACTCTCAGTTGATCTAAAGCCCCTGGAGCAACGTTCATTTCTCATCGTCAATGCAGAACCTACTGGGGTCGATACCCTGGTTTATGGTCGTTTTGTGCCAGAGCGAAAAGATGATTTTGCCTGGGAAAATAACCGGATTGCCTTCAGGATGTATGGGCCTGCCCTGGAACAATCGGGTGAGATCAGCAGCGGGGTTGACGTATGGACCAAAAGTGTGGATGATCTCATCATTAATAAATGGTACGCCAGAGATGACTATCACCGAGATCATGGTCAGGGAGCTGATTTTTACAAGGTTGGTCCTACCCTGGGCTGTGGTGGTCTGGGATTGTGGGTCAATGATACGCTGTACACGAGTAAGAATTATGTTGATTATCGGATTTTGGCAGAAGGTCCCCTGCGTCTGGTCTTTGAATTGGATTACGCCGCGTGGGGATCCAAAAATAACAGATTTACCGAAACAATGCGCATTTCCCTGGATGCAGGTCACTACCTGAATCATTTTGAATATCGCTTTACTCACGAGCCTGAACCATCTGCTACGCTAAAATTTGTTGCTGGTTTAACTGCTCACCCCAGTCGATCTCCAGAACCTGTAATCCTCGATAGCTCAGGTGATTACATGGTACTCTATGAAGCTTTTAAGGGAAACAATGGTTGGTTGGGTTCTGCCATCATTCGAGATCCGTCATCTCAAGCAATACCAGTAATTCAATATGACGATCAATTTTTATTTGGCTTATTTCAAGAGGGACAATCAGAACTCTCATATTATGCTGGAGCAAGTTGGTCAAAATCTGCTTACATGCCGGATAAAGAAACCTGGATTCAGTATGTTAACAATTTTCAGGAACGAATGAGGACTCCGCTTGAAGTGTTGGTGTTAACAAAATGAGTCAGCTTGAAACTATCCTCGCAAAGAATACAAAATAATTAAATAAATGGAGCAATAATGGAAACACGATACTTACCAAACGATCAGGCTTACCCCCGCATGAATACTGAAGAATTGCGTCAAAATTTTCTAGTAGAACATCTTTTTATGCCTGGGGAAATAGTTCTCCTTTACGCAGATGCAGATCGCGCCATCGTCGGCTCGGCCGTTCCCCTTGATCTTACACTGGAGCTAAAAGGCAGTCAAAAGGAAATGGCGACAGAAATCTTTGCTGAGAGACGTGAATTAGGCGTTATTAATATTGGCGGTCATGGCAGCATCCAAGTAGATGCAAATACTTATGACCTGGAAAAAGGGGATGCGCTCTATGTTGGGCGTGGTTCACGCAGTATCAGCTTCACAAGTGTAGATCAAGATGATCCTGCTGAATTCTATCTGTTGAGCTATCCTGCACACACTAAATATCCCACTAAGTTGATTAAAAACTCCACTGGAGAGGTTGAAGACCTGGGTACTGCAGAAGCTGCCAATACCCGCAGGATTGTGAAGATGATCCATCCCGGTTCCGTCCAATCATGTCAACTGGTCATGGGTATTACGTCCTTGGGTGTTGGTCAGGTATGGAACACGATGCCGCCCCATCTCCATCCCCGTCGCATGGAAGTTTACATGTATTATGATCTTGAGCCAGGGCAACGAATTTTTCATCTCATGGGAAAACCAGATGAGATTCGCATGCTGGTGATGAAGAGCAAGCAAGCAGTCATTAGCCCCAGCTGGTCCATGCATTCTGCCGCTGGGACCCGTAATTACACATTCATCTGGGGCATGGGTGGTGAGAATCAGGCTTTTACCGATATGGATTTTATTGATATGGAAAAACTGAGGTAAGCATGCATTCCGATCTCTTTTCATTAGCTGGAAAAACAGCATTGGTGACTGGTTCCAGTCGGGGAATTGGCGAAGCTTGTGCCATGGCTCTGGCTGAAGCAGGGGCCGATATAGTGTCTGTTTCGCGATCAGGGAAAACTCTAAATCTGTCAGCGAAGTGTGATAATTTAGGCCGATCCTTCGCTAACTATACCTGTAACTTCGCTGACAGACAGTCACTTAGCGAATTTACCTCTACCTTGGCGAGAGATCACGCAGTCATCGATATCCTGGTGAATAATGCTGGAACCATTCTGCGTAAACCAGCTGAGGATCATCCGGATGAATTCTGGGATGAGGTCCTACATGTGAATCTTAGTGCCCAATTTATTTTGAGTCGGGAGATCGGTAAACAGATGCTGGCAAGGGGGCAGGGAAAGATCATATTTATTGCCTCATTGTTATCATTTCAGGGGGGCATTACAGTTCCAGGCTACGCAGCCAGCAAAGGGGGCATCAAGACGCTTACCATGGCGTTGGCAAATGAATGGGCTGGACTGGGTGTGAATGTTAATGCAGTGGCGCCTGGTTACATCGCTACTGACAACACAGCTGCTCTACAGGCAGATCCTGTTCGCAACAAAGCGATACTGGAGCGAATACCAGCGGGTCGTTGGGGAGAACCTGAAGATATAGCAGGTGCTGTCCACTTCCTCAGTTCGAGCGCCTCTGATTACATCCATGGTACTACCCTGCTGGTAGACGGTGGCTGGATGGGACGCTGATATGATGGGTTCCAGATTACATCCACACCGTTTCTTCGATCCAAATTATGCAATCAGGAATATGGCCCACGAATTATATGATGGGGTTAAAAATCTACCCATTATTTCTCCCCATGGACACACTGACCCCAAATGGTTTGCCGAGAATAAACCCTTTAGCGATCCCACTAATCTGCTGATAACGCCTGATCACTATGTATTGCGGATGCTATACTCACAGGGGGTTGCCTTTGAAGATTTGGGCATTGCCAGGTCAGATGGAAGTCCAGTGGAACAAAATCCACGTAAGG
It includes:
- a CDS encoding DUF4861 family protein, giving the protein MHLKKSINNPGLFVLPLALLILACQPENSVIQVSNSLDLDRKNEMISISRSQLAGTINTDAKLKILDLETKQEISTQSLDLDQDGEWEELLLSVDLKPLEQRSFLIVNAEPTGVDTLVYGRFVPERKDDFAWENNRIAFRMYGPALEQSGEISSGVDVWTKSVDDLIINKWYARDDYHRDHGQGADFYKVGPTLGCGGLGLWVNDTLYTSKNYVDYRILAEGPLRLVFELDYAAWGSKNNRFTETMRISLDAGHYLNHFEYRFTHEPEPSATLKFVAGLTAHPSRSPEPVILDSSGDYMVLYEAFKGNNGWLGSAIIRDPSSQAIPVIQYDDQFLFGLFQEGQSELSYYAGASWSKSAYMPDKETWIQYVNNFQERMRTPLEVLVLTK
- the kduI gene encoding 5-dehydro-4-deoxy-D-glucuronate isomerase, producing METRYLPNDQAYPRMNTEELRQNFLVEHLFMPGEIVLLYADADRAIVGSAVPLDLTLELKGSQKEMATEIFAERRELGVINIGGHGSIQVDANTYDLEKGDALYVGRGSRSISFTSVDQDDPAEFYLLSYPAHTKYPTKLIKNSTGEVEDLGTAEAANTRRIVKMIHPGSVQSCQLVMGITSLGVGQVWNTMPPHLHPRRMEVYMYYDLEPGQRIFHLMGKPDEIRMLVMKSKQAVISPSWSMHSAAGTRNYTFIWGMGGENQAFTDMDFIDMEKLR
- a CDS encoding SDR family oxidoreductase, with the protein product MHSDLFSLAGKTALVTGSSRGIGEACAMALAEAGADIVSVSRSGKTLNLSAKCDNLGRSFANYTCNFADRQSLSEFTSTLARDHAVIDILVNNAGTILRKPAEDHPDEFWDEVLHVNLSAQFILSREIGKQMLARGQGKIIFIASLLSFQGGITVPGYAASKGGIKTLTMALANEWAGLGVNVNAVAPGYIATDNTAALQADPVRNKAILERIPAGRWGEPEDIAGAVHFLSSSASDYIHGTTLLVDGGWMGR